The following coding sequences lie in one Ostrea edulis chromosome 8, xbOstEdul1.1, whole genome shotgun sequence genomic window:
- the LOC125662505 gene encoding uncharacterized protein LOC125662505, protein MHPWRSAQDVLLCNLCDNTSLQSHCDLCHVDLCPDCVEKHISDESRRHNVVPFPHRKYTPHYSNCLIHVDEQCKHHCEKCDIPVCSTCVSSGIHESHDISDILNKISSKTERLHSKAQVASPSFPPQKPNKVHNNEMFGSLSPLPLTTKYHNRRMDTPKASSTSVRPLSEEPRLITTIYTGYTPRSVACLSEEKIWTCGFDKVMKLLNLHGKLLASIQTESGYIPGDIAVTRDGDLVYTDNENKSVNLVKNKRIQTVITLQGWTPRYVCSTSSGDFLVIIVSNDATQSQVVRYSGSTEKQTIQFDDQGHPLYSPDRYFTKYICENRNMDICVADWIAKAVVVVNQSGKFRFRYTGHPSNIEQSFNPAGITTDSQSHILTADVNRIHILDQDGQFLLHIDKCGLRAPLGLCVDVRDNLFVAEYGSVEVKKLQYL, encoded by the coding sequence ATGCATCCCTGGCGCAGTGCCCAGGACGTCCTGTTGTGTAACCTCTGTGACAATACTTCGCTGCAGAGTCATTGTGACCTTTGCCATGTGGATCTATGTCCGGACTGTGTAGAAAAACATATTTCAGATGAGTCAAGAAGACACAACGTTGTGCCATTTCCACACAGAAAGTATACTCCACACTATTCAAACTGTCTGATACATGTCGATGAACAATGCAAACATCACTGTGAAAAATGTGacattcctgtctgttctactTGCGTCTCCTCCGGTATACATGAAAGTCATGATATATCAGACATTTTGAACAAAATCAGCTCTAAAACAGAACGTTTACATTCTAAAGCCCAAGTTGCGTCACCCAGTTTTCCTCCGCAAAAACCAAATAAAGTTCAcaacaatgaaatgtttggCTCTTTATCACCTTTACCCCTCACCACAAAATATCATAACCGCAGGATGGATACACCAAAAGCATCATCTACTTCAGTTAGACCACTGTCTGAAGAACCGCGACTCATCACCACCATATACACTGGGTATACTCCACGTAGTGTTGCATGTCTCAGTGAAGAAAAAATCTGGACATGTGGTTTTGACAAAGTTATGAAGCTCCTTAACCTCCATGGAAAATTACTGGCATCGATACAAACCGAGTCAGGGTACATACCAGGGGATATAGCAGTGACACgagacggagatcttgtttatactgacaatgaaaataaatctgtaAACCTAGTGAAGAATAAACGGATACAAACCGTAAttacactacaggggtggacgCCTCGTTATGTTTGTAGTACCTCCTCTGGAGATTTCCTGGTCATCATCGTCAGTAATGATGCCACACAATCCCAAGTTGTCCGTTATTCTGgatccacagagaaacaaaccattcaatttgatgatcagggtcatCCTCTCTATTCACCTGATCGTTACTTTACGAAGTACATCTGTGAGAACAGGAAcatggatatctgtgtggctgactggATAGCTAAGGCAGTAGTAGTGGTCAATCAGTCTGGAAAATttcgatttagatacactggtcatccttCTAATATCGAGCAATCATTTAACCCAgccggcatcactacagacagccagagtcacatcttGACAGCAGATGTTAACCgcatccacatcctagatcaggatgGACAATTTCTTCTTCACATTGATAAATGTGGTTTGCGCGCTCCATTGGGTTTATGTGTGGACGTCAGAGACAATCTTTTTGTTGCTGAGTATGGCAGTGTGGAAGTGAAGAAATtgcaatatctataa
- the LOC125662506 gene encoding uncharacterized protein LOC125662506: protein MDLFRIIVVCLIALSCVLANHDLRQTQPTNRIPTRNLVRRNRVPLPTREDNGAPSRGRRRQATFSRFRSLPTVRSSGNSLRTRTRNSRVRPSNVNQNRFSNVRFERVANTGSRAIPQRHNFINNRRRAPTQRNTRTSNGMISISRSLLIDLLQIARLLKGNMNSRQVVTTPRTVTQPTISLSLSPNSFPNSLSNNIGNQLQNLLQWDRVQNVMNSGVLPRRASIPSSLAFRPIVEEPFGNDPSVLLLPSVRPQILMAPPPTFQPSQLDLAFRAHLLDELGLENLVTDTPDASETNQPSPQKKPAPQKTQLVINTKRQSKAHEAPSQSSVKQQNNGHQGLVQIASVPMTTIKPIRIVFNAQQTGPLTNPATTPMPGPISVNKNQKLIITPSGNYTIQHVPSNNNGFQIV from the coding sequence ACCCAACCAACAAATCGAATTCCAACAAGAAATCTTGTGAGAAGAAACCGCGTTCCATTGCCCACGAGGGAGGATAATGGCGCCCCCAGCAGAGGCAGACGAAGGCAGGCGACATTTTCACGTTTTAGGAGTCTGCCCACTGTTAGAAGCTCTGGTAACAGTCTCAGAACACGAACTAGAAATTCAAGAGTGAGGCCGAGCAATGTGAACCAGAATAGATTCTCAAACGTACGGTTTGAGCGTGTAGCGAATACAGGATCTAGGGCCATACCCCAACGACACAATTTTATCAACAACCGGCGCCGAGCACCGACACAAAGAAACACACGGACGAGCAATGGAATGATTTCTATATCCAGATCTTTACTGATAGATCTTTTACAGATTGCGAGGCTTTTGAAAGGTAATATGAATTCCAGACAAGTTGTGACGACACCACGTACTGTTACCCAACCCACAATCAGCTTATCCCTGTCCCCAAACAGTTTTCCAAACAGTTTATCCAACAACATTGGTAATCAACTACAGAACCTTCTACAGTGGGATAGGGTACAGAATGTCATGAATTCCGGAGTTCTACCCAGACGTGCCAGTATTCCGTCCAGCCTAGCTTTTCGACCAATCGTTGAAGAACCTTTCGGAAACGACCCTTCCGTCCTGTTGTTACCCAGCGTGAGGCCCCAGATTCTCATGGCTCCTCCTCCGACTTTCCAGCCCTCCCAGCTGGACCTCGCCTTCAGAGCACACTTACTGGACGAGCTCGGACTAGAGAACCTCGTGACGGACACGCCGGACGCCAGTGAGACCAACCAACCTTCTCCACAGAAGAAGCCAGCGCCCCAAAAGACACAGTTAGTTATCAATACCAAACGTCAATCTAAAGCACACGAAGCCCCGTCACAGTCGTCGGTGAAACAGCAGAATAATGGTCATCAAGGATTGGTACAGATTGCTAGTGTTCCAATGACTACAATAAAGCCGATACGAATCGTCTTCAACGCCCAACAGACAGGGCCGCTCACTAACCCGGCTACTACCCCCATGCCGGGCCCCATCAGCGTGAATAAAAACCAAAAACTCATTATCACCCCGTCCGGAAACTACACCATCCAGCATGTACCTAGTAACAACAATGGGTTTCAGATTGTGTGA